A genomic region of Torulaspora delbrueckii CBS 1146 chromosome 7, complete genome contains the following coding sequences:
- the YIM1 gene encoding Yim1p (similar to Saccharomyces cerevisiae YIM1 (YMR152W); ancestral locus Anc_2.373) — translation MVTSRAVTFINNSTPATLVKKEIDLDKCHDENQIVIQVYAASLNPVDLLLHSFAYKYVVGSSMKTYSRDYSGVIVKRGSNVDPKWKVGDKVNGMFKHLYGDQGTLSDYLVLDPSQQVAIVHSTAPPDSKYNEFVVSAAWPLVFGTAYTALFNFGQKLGPDSKILVIGASTSVSYALLKIAKEVLGVKTMVGVCSSKSVDYNKKLGYDYLATYDQGPIPESVGKILVGELNNEKFDLIFDSVGGSDFFPIIDRFLKPKSQNSYYLSIAGDNKIKYSEPSLRDAISPWTILRRLNPFKSFNYGLFLVDSQSEYMELGAKMIKEGTYEPLIDSVYPLEEFQQAIEKQKSNTAKGKIVLKIKGDL, via the coding sequence ATGGTTACTTCCAGAGCTGTCACTTTTATCAATAATTCTACACCTGCTactttggtgaaaaaagagaTTGACCTTGATAAATGTCATGATGAAAATCAAATTGTTATACAGGTTTATGCTGCCAGTTTGAACCCTGTGGACTTGTTGCTTCATTCTTTTGCCTACAAATATGTTGTCGGATCCTCTATGAAGACTTACTCTAGGGATTACAGTGGAGTGATCGTGAAAAGAGGTAGTAATGTGGACCCCAAATGGAAGGTAGGTGACAAAGTCAACGGTATGTTCAAGCACTTGTACGGAGATCAAGGTACTTTAAGTGATTACTTGGTTTTGGATCCATCTCAACAAGTTGCTATTGTACACTCTACTGCTCCTCCTGACTCTAAATACAACGAGTTTGTAGTCAGCGCAGCTTGGCCCTTGGTGTTTGGAACTGCCTACACGGCATTGTTCAACTTTGGACAGAAATTGGGTCCTGATTCTAAGATCCTAGTCATTGGTGCATCGACATCCGTGTCATATGCATTGTTAAAGATTGCCAAGGAAGTGCTTGGTGTCAAGACCATGGTGGGTGTTTGTTCGAGCAAATCCGTCGATtacaacaagaaactagGTTACGATTACCTGGCTACCTATGACCAAGGTCCCATTCCAGAAAGCGTCGGTAAAATACTAGTTGGAGAACTGAACAAcgaaaaatttgatttgATATTTGATTCGGTCGGTGGGAGCGATTTCTTCCCTATTATAGACagattcttgaaaccaAAGAGCCAAAACTCTTACTATCTATCCATCGCTGGGGATAACAAGATCAAGTACAGTGAGCCCTCTTTAAGAGACGCCATATCCCCTTGGACCATACTCAGAAGATTAAATcctttcaaatcctttaACTACGGCTTGTTTCTCGTGGATTCCCAGAGCGAGTACATGGAATTAGGTGCCAAGATGATCAAAGAGGGCACTTACGAACCTCTGATCGACTCCGTTTACCCCTTGGAAGAATTCCAACAAGCCATAGAGAAGCAAAAGTCAAACACGGCAAAGGGAAAGATTGTTCTAAAGATCAAGGGAGACTTGTAA